The Manihot esculenta cultivar AM560-2 chromosome 8, M.esculenta_v8, whole genome shotgun sequence genomic interval AAAATCAAttcaaactttaaaaattatcaaataaaccgtttaaattgtaaaaacaaaaaaaaaaagtcattcatgtataaataaattttcaaaatttaaaaataaaccaaggagttatttaattttttttttttaaattacggGATTTATACAGTtccagtttgatttttaattacaaTAGAATTATAGTTTAAATCAACTAAAGTGTAATTAGTTTTTTTCTTGACTCTCCCCATGCTTTCTCCAACTAGCTATTTCCATGGCAATTTagccaattttttttctttaacagATTATCTAATTGGCTTATTAAAATTGTTCCTCTTTAAGatccagaaaaataaaattttataagggTTTTGTAAACTTAACAAAAACTTAGTCCGAAAGGAGAGTAACCCCTccatttattcttttctttcctctGTCAGTGATGTGTAACGGCTTTGTTTTCATTGGGCTATCTGTCTCTACATACCATACTGATACGGTCGTACTAGAATATCAGATATCTGCTACATGCGTAACGGTCATTTAATTCTCCCCTGGCACGCATGCGGACGGACCCAACTGGGGGACGAGCTGGCTACCTTCCTTCTTCTTGGCTAAGCAGAAAGAGGAGTTCAAGACTGAGCTCAGAGAAGATCTGGTCATTGGGCTTAGAAGGTTGGGTCTGTCTAATCGAGAAATCTGGATGGAGCCCAATTTTAAGGCTGAACGGGCCGAACCTGATTCATGTGGGAGGCTTAAAAGCCTTCAGGTAATGGGCTGTTGCTACGAATCTGACTCCAAATCGGGATGggggaatccagcggtcatcactcTTATATGAGTTTTAGGCCtattcttaaattatttttaatcagtCTGTAATTTTTTATCCAATTACTAACAAATGGATTACTAAATCTGCTAGTAAAAGATTAGCAAACTTAAATACATTATTAAAATCATTAATTGTGGATTCGAAAAATACTTGTAATGAAAGTCTCAAGAAAAATATTTACTGAAGTCTTGGCTctagaatttaatattttttatttttatctttgaaTGATTGAATTACTAAATGACAAAACAATAATCTTgggtttattataataaaatctcCAACTCCAGTAATCCTTCAACTCTTCCCTTTTCATGATATGCACTtgttaatttcaaatttcattaaAGTGTGAGTCTTAATTaagtattaataaataaaaattaaggaatatttaataattaattaagcatATGCACTAATTTCTAAACACATTGTCCAAAATCTTCCCTACAATATCCCCATGTTTCTTTTGCTTGCTATAGTAATCCTCTACTATAATTATTCCATGGCCATTATGACCATgtcctatttatttattttttattaatttagtacATTAAAGTTATATCCTCGCATACATACATatgcaaataattaaatattattttcattttatgtattaaaaaattcttataaattaattaattttcataaaatttattatttatatcaaatatATAAACAGATACGTTATAGATTTACTACAAAAtatgtaggggtgagcagtattcggttcaaatcgaaaaagctgaccgaatcgaatcgatttaaaaatttagttcagttttttatacatttcgattcggtttgatttttaatttcagaaatttcgattatttcagttcggttcggttttaatcagaaaaaaatcaaaaaaaccaaaccgaaccgattagtgataataatatattttttcaataatatagagaaattaaatcatactaaaattaaaatattttaattaaatttttaaatattaaaaataaagtgtaaaaaataaaaaaattattaaaaatcgaaaccgatcaaatcgaaccaaatcaggccggttcgattcgattcgatttctgacccaaatcggttcagttcgattttgaaccgaaccgaccgaatgctcacccctatatTTTAGCAAtagaatttaaaatcaaatttgcaacagaattttaaattcattgctaaatttacaattttttagattgaaaatttattccaaatttaacaataaatttaaaatccatTGTTAACTCTTAGAAATGATTTCATTTACCAACGGATTATAAAATCTGTAcctaattttacaatttaagAACAAAGAAAAATAATGCATTTAGCAAGTGATTTTAATTCGTCACAGATGAGTGGGGAAATCTGTTGctaaatcaaaagaaaattaatatatatatatatatatatatttaaaatttagcaATAAAATCTATTGCTATATTTagtaatgaatttaaaattatttttgaaatttaactATAGAGAATTAAAAAATCCACTGCTACATTTGGTAATGAATTTTcaccatataaatatataaaagagtaaaaaaaaaattcttaaatttggcAGTGAGTTAGAGAATTCATTGCTAAATTTTAAATCCtttctttgaaataaaaaaaattaataaaaattcaatacaattaatttttaaaaatttgtaaatctaataatgaaattttcattttgtttatatttttaggAAAAAAGTATGATTTTCttaatatatcaatttttttaatttaatgacaGATTTTCCAATTTTGGCTCATTGCAAAATTTATGAGGGAAAtgtctttttttctttaaaaaaaaaataatgcattTACAATAGCTTcataaatccgttagtaaattgtGAATGAATattcattgattttttttttccataagtTATTTTCTTCTCTTCACATTTTCCATCTGTCTTTCACTTTATCATATTCTTTTTATCCTTCCTtccatttttcatttattattttttatgctcTTATCTTATTTGCTCCTCTAtaatctcattttcttttttctcattttttaaaaattttcactcTTTCCTCTCAATTTTTtcactttcattttcttttctctttccactcatttttcactttaattttatttttccattttcattaatatgttttttcttattttattttctgtttttccattttcattaatatgttttttcttattttattttctgtttattttttcaaaaactgccttttttttctcttattataaTGTATTTATAATATCTATtactaataaaatgaaaaatatatttaaataataattaagtgatttaaaaattaattttttttaagtaaaactactagttatattaataaaattttattaaatagagAGGGATATCATTCCAAATAAAGAGACGATTATtcctaatagattctctagccaAAGTATGAAGAGGTAGAGTGGTATGGCGATAAACCcatctaataaaaatatcagtTCGAGagtttaacaaaaatttataataattcaagataaaattcaattcaaaaatatttaattgtaaaaatttaagagattgAACCATTTGTACAAAGTTTATAAAAATGGCAgcccttaaaaataaaaatattaaatctcaaatatttaaaatgtagAGATCGATCGGTTTATCAAGACATTCAATTTTGACAAGATAAGTATTGATAGAATCTTATCAAAATctatcttttattattaaaaattattacaaaacAACCACCAAAATTTTAATCATCCCATAATCTCTTATTTAGTCGATATATTTCATATTTTCGAATAAATTATTAACTAATTTACTCttattacagtataaaagaaTTCATAACACTGTTTAAATGAATACACGgtttgttttattaaaaataatatggtATAGTTTATATTAATTTCTTATCAATTGAGAatgtaaatcaaattaattacacaataattaaaattttccatCGATAATATAAgcaaatattagaaaaaaactACATCATACATTTAACTAAGTAATTAAACAAACTTCTCCCAACAAgcctttcttttcttctattgtttttttaattaattttcatattctTAGAAGAAATATACCGAGTTCAGGCCCTCCATTTCCATCTGGGTTCATCATGTAAAACGCCTCCGAGTCACGGCTTCCTACAACTCGCTCAAATTTTGCTCTCATATACAGCAACTCCCCGTCTGACCCGCCGCCTTTCCGGCCATCTTCCACCATTGGAATAACCCCAGCTCCAACAGAAACGCTCTGCACGGTGCTGAGCACGTGCCAATCAAGGTCTGTGCACGTGCGCGATGCTGCAAATCCACACTTCCTCCCGTTACAATACATAGTCCACATTGGCTCGTTAAACAGCTTCCCTGACCTGGTGCCTCTCCCCTGCGCTGGAACCTGAACCTTGTCGCACTCCAGTGCAATCCGAACCAGACCGGACGACATTTCTTTAACCAACATGGACGTTGACATGGCTAGCTCTAGTAATAACACCGGTTCCGACCTGGGATCGTCCTGGACTGCGAAGCTGACATGTCCACGCCGGTGACCGAAAAGGGTACCAGTGACTTTCCGGCCAAGAGAAGGAGTGATTGAGAGCTGAGTAGGAAGAGAAAGCCATTTACAGGTGGGGATAATTATATTGGGAAAAGCAACAATCTTGAAGATAGAACGGAGAATAGAAGAGAATCTTGAATGGATTTTGTTCAGCCGTTGTATTGGAGAGTGTCTGCTGAGGAGAAGCTTATCGGAGATGTCTTCGTGTTCAGATATGGGAGGCGTCGATCTCATGTAGTTTGAAGGGATGATCTTCTTTGTACTCCTGCTGCAGCTACTGTTTCTCTGAAGGGTGACGAGTTCTTGGCGATCCATTCTCTAAAGAAAGAACTGAGGATCGCCTGAAGATGGAGACAATTTCTTGTTTCTtgatggagagagagagagaggagaagaaggagatgcCGACAAGGGGATGATGGTGTTTGATGGTGGCCGATATAAAGGGAGACTATGGAGGTATGTGGTGATGATGATAATTTTCTTAGACATTCTCTATGTTCCCTGTAGATCACTCTATTATGGTCCCTCCTGCTTCCACACCATTCTAATTGATCTTCACCGTCCATTGTATCCAACGGTCAACAATTTGTTTCCACATGATTTTTATTTGCTTAGTGAATTCGGATTTTATCCGTGTTGATTGATGCCCCTTCCCATCTTgttaatgatgatgatgatttgtTAGATGGTTGGTCTGTAATAATTCTATATGACCCAATGTTGACCGTAGGATTAGAATCAGGAAGTGCAGTTTGATCAAAAAAGGAATCAGGAAGGGCTAAGAAGCGGTTGGATCATGATAAGGACTTGCACATGGTATATGCGTAATTTTTCGCTAAACCGAGTGCATCTAAACTATAATTTAGGTCTAttagataaaataattcaaaatttttaaaatccaattaattaatttttttataatattgacgctaaataagtaatttttcaattattttaaaaaattcaaataataaaatttgaacttgagactttttaatattaattatgaaattttattatttttttaaaaataaaattactaattatattaataaaattttatgcaaTAAAAAACAGATATCATTCCAAACAGAGATAATAGATTCTCTGACATTATGAGGAATCCATTTAatagaaatatcaattttagagtctaacaaaaatttagaattattcaaaatcaaactcttatataaaataatttggcaaaaatattttttaagtgtcTGTTTAAACCcctgtataagataatttgacaaaaatacttctaattctttctcatctctcgagtataaattattaaagtctcccgaacaaaatcacaaaaaagaGTTTGTACGAAATAAAGGTCGAATAAGGTTTTAAGACTGATGTCGGCGTTGCGATTCTGGAAATTCATAATAATTGGTAAACCTcttaatttggcaaaaatatttCTCAAATGTCTGTTTAAACCcttatataagataatttggcaaaaatactcatccttctttctcatctctcgagcataaattattaaagtttcCCGAATAAAGTCACGAAAAAGAGCTTGTATGAGATAAAGCGCGAATAAGATTTTAAGACTGACATCGTCGTTGCGATTCTGAAAATCCATAATAACtggtaaacctccattgaatatTATCTTTCAAAACaactgaatcaataaaatttaaaaaaaagtcaatCACATAAACAGACCCATAACttttccacattaacgaaatgTCTCATCTCAATTCTTGTCTATTAACCGAGAAACaactatcaaaatttaaaaattatgaaaaaatttcatacgagaatTAAGAacttttgtttccatcaaaaataaaatatccgacttgtaattagaaattaaatcttTAATACAATAAGTGTCCGAAAATTGCCGTCATAAATTGTAAAAAATGTCtatatattctgaaaattgattttaCTATATGTATAAATGACGATCGAAATATCTTTGAAACTCTTAATAGagacaataatattttttttcatcaatAGATTATTGATGTGGACCGTCTTTTATGGAAAGCGGATTGGGGAAATTTTATAAGTCTACCgttatgaaattttattgtaaaggtgattattttcatgcaaatatattaataagattataattattatatataaaaaaagattgAAAAAGATGTTGGAATTTTAATAGTTATGAGAGTTGgattttcattaaattaattagaataatCATCAAACTAAACGTGCATGATGATCAAAGTCAATGCAGCATCATGGTGGTGAGCGACCACTTTGTCCCCATCTATTTGGAAATGTAAGGGAACTTCATATActatttctaatttattttctttttcatattttatttctgTGCAAACATTTATAAAactatatttaattattgtggTTTCCTTTCGcttttcaatattattttaattttagactcaaattataattaaagaatGGGCTCCTCTGTGTGCTTCCATTTGGAGTGCATTTGTCTTAATTTACCGTAATCAATTTgtaaatatatgaaataatgTATTCTCTGATCGGTGCTGGAGAGAATCTCTCTCGTCCTCTTATTTAGTTTTCTTGCAGCCTCGTCCGTCAGTTCTTATCGTTGGAGCAGTCGTCTTGGGTCTCTTTTGGGTACGGCACGTTCATTTTATCcatctttaaattaaaaaaattaattaaatcgaattaatttaaaattttaatttaattttttatttattttaatttgatttaatttttaattttaaaaattttaattattttgattcaaattaattttaataaaaaaattaaaaaattgaatcaaatcaattagtaataataatatattatttttaataatacagataaattagattatattaaaattaaaatattttaattaaaatttaaaatattaaaaatataaaaaataaaaaatttattaaaaatttaaatcgattaaattaaattgaattaaattaaatttaatgatttgatttaatttaatttttaattaaaattaatttaatttaatttttataaatattaaaatttttacttttaatttatttaattcaatttaattttaaatcaaccAATCCGAAGTTCACCCTTTAAGGACAGAGCGTGGATTGTTCTCTCTCCCGTCTCCACCTTTGGATGGGGTTGTGaatatattctttttcttttattttctcctAGATTCAGACTTATCAATGAGAGTTTTATTAGATCTGATTTTTCTGTGGTTTGGTTGTTGGTCCTTTATGCTTGCATGTGTTGAGAGCGTTTGGACAAGGAGAGAGGGAAGGCGATATTGAAGcttcttcttccttgattccagagatttttgtgttttttttttcctcttttggCTTGTAAAGTATTATTTCTAAGTTGATGCAGGCCTTCTGGTTGTCTAGACGGTCGATCCTTAAGACTAAGATGTTAATGAGCTCTTTCCTCCATCCTCTTCCGACCTAGACGAATCATGGCGGTGCTTATATGTTTTTTGCTTCTATCCTGGAGATATGCGCAAACTTCTcagtgtttttattttttgggtaatttacgatttagtccctgggtattaccattattaacaagtcagtccctgtatttttagaaacctattaaaacgtccttatattttatttccgtcaacgaaatagtccttccgtcctattttccgttaaaattagataaaggaggagagagaaaatttttaaaattcaattttaccctcaaataaaattatttatttagtccttatatattacaattattaacaagttagtccttacattttcaaaaatctattaaaatatttttatcttttttcatatctattaaaacgtacttatcgtttttttatgtcaattaaatagtccctatcttttctcagatctattaaaacgtccttatcgtttctttttatcaacgaaatagtccctatcttttctttcgtcgtcctcctccacctcctccgaaaaagaagaagaagaaggagaagaagaagaaggagaagaagaagaaggagaagaagaagaagaagaaggagaagaagaagaagaagaagaagaagaagaagaagaagaagaagagaaagaagaaaaaggagaagaagaagaagaagaagaagaagaagaagaagaagaagaaaaagaagaaaaagaagaagaagaagaatgagaagaagaagaagaagacgagaaagaagaaaaagaagcaaaagaagaaggagaagaagcaaaagaagaaggagaagaaggagaagaagaagaagcagcagaagaagaagaagtagaagaagaattgatgaagaagaaaaggaaggaagaggagaaggaaaaaaataatggggggtaatatagtcttttactatatttttaacggcaaaaatagacagaaggactatttcgttgacggagagaaaacataaggacgttttaataggtttctaaaaatatagggactgacttgttaataatggtaatacccaaggactaaatcgtaaattacccttaTTTTTTGTAAAGATGACTTCAGCTCTTGACGGCAGATCCAGAGAGTTTGTGGCGGTAGATCAAGAGAGTTTTCTCTCTTGCAAAGAGCTGGGCTTTCATTTTTCTTGGCTTGGGCTAGATTTGGGCTTACTGTTGTATTAGCCAAAAGCCTTATTTTATAGCTGTGGTTTTTTGGGCTTGTTAAATTTATCTTGAGCTGAAGTTTTTAGGCCTTCAAGCCTCTTAATCAATGAAaacctataaaaaaaaaaaaaaaaaaaaaaactttgtaaGCGCCATTATAAGATAAATTACAAGTACagcctttaaaattttaaataattatatttattaaaatgtttataaGTAAAAGttactaaaaattatattaaataaaattacaatactTTGTCTAGACAAATCATCCCAGCTAAAATATATTGTATTaaaaatcaatatattttttttctcatgtTCTAATTAagaagataattttaatttatttactgaaCTAAGAAGATGTCTATAGTGTCATAAATGTAAATTGATAATCAATTTACACATAACCCAAACCCATGACCCGACTAATAAAACTCTAGtgctaaaaataataagaagatCTCCGATTACATGCTTTTCAAATAGTAATCAACTTTCATAGCTAAAAATAActacataattattatatttaatgtaaaatattaaaaaaagagtATGTAgcttttttaaattagaaaaatcaTCCATTTGTGAatacataataaatttttccgcaatttcttttctatatataataacaaaaaattaaataaaaactcatttttaattttattgaaatgtttATGATATTTATCGTTAAAAAGATTGCTTTGTAGTAACGGTAAAAATTGAAAGAGTAAAAATAAGAGTCACCACTCGATACACAGATGGatatattttagacttttttatttttcatcaaacATTAATACAAATCAGAAATAATTGATAGTGTTTCAAATTTAGCTTGTCGCAATGCATCATTTCATATTCAACAAATTCTgaggataaatttttttattattattattttgcaaATATCATTAATTCTAAATTATGGATGCATCTCTTTTGGATCTAAAGTTGAGCAAAGATGAagcaattttattaaataatcatTGAACTTACTATTCAATTATTGTAGTTGAGAGTAGTggtgagcagtattcagttcaaatcgaaaaaactgactgaattgaattaatttaaaaattcggttcagttttttattcaattcgattcgatttttaatttcagaaatttcgattatttcagttcggttcgattttgatcagaaaaaatcaaaaaaatcgaatcgaaccgattagtgataataatatgttatttttaataatataggaaaattaaatcatattaagattaaaatattttaattaaattttaaaattctaaaaataaagtgtaaaaaataaaaaaattattaaaaatcaaaaccgatcaaaccgaaccaaatcgaaCCGTATCAGattggttcgattcagtttctgaccaaaatcggtttgattcgatttctgaccaaaatcaatttggttcgatttctataaatactaaaatttcaatttttggtttatttggttcggttcgattttgaaccgaaccgaccgaatgctcacccctaattgaGAGTCAATTACAATATTGAAAATATCCATTCTATaatgatattatattataatttcattttgttGATGGCGAGATTTTTCTCTCCTTACAACATAA includes:
- the LOC110620568 gene encoding protein MIZU-KUSSEI 1, producing the protein MDRQELVTLQRNSSCSRSTKKIIPSNYMRSTPPISEHEDISDKLLLSRHSPIQRLNKIHSRFSSILRSIFKIVAFPNIIIPTCKWLSLPTQLSITPSLGRKVTGTLFGHRRGHVSFAVQDDPRSEPVLLLELAMSTSMLVKEMSSGLVRIALECDKVQVPAQGRGTRSGKLFNEPMWTMYCNGRKCGFAASRTCTDLDWHVLSTVQSVSVGAGVIPMVEDGRKGGGSDGELLYMRAKFERVVGSRDSEAFYMMNPDGNGGPELGIFLLRI